From the genome of Vicia villosa cultivar HV-30 ecotype Madison, WI linkage group LG2, Vvil1.0, whole genome shotgun sequence, one region includes:
- the LOC131651700 gene encoding protein RETARDED ROOT GROWTH, mitochondrial translates to MGGRWIKTLSSLFYNNNHHHILAPLSSPSLSKPHFPFLISRFLTVAAIPCHIDPDPIDLDRTSGFGGPDDDPSVKIPIKAFFLSTSINLKGIQADNRRNIVPPSSRSALNYVALRFGNFNLDANGHGFHVKASNCRYMVVYQYGSAVLFNIEDHEVDIYLQLVKRHASGLLSEMVKDDYAIREKPQLVEDMQGGPDYIVLKSLDTDGIRLIGSVLGQSIALDYFVSQVDGLVEEFAGINRGMEKTGTFTMDKKKLLQLVGKANSNLADVILKVGLFERSEIAWRDAKYAQIYEYLREEYEVAQRFGNLDYKLKFVEHNIHFLQEVLQNRKSDFLEWCIIGLLTIENVISIYEILKDSNAVS, encoded by the exons ATGGGTGGAAGATGGATAAAAACCCTCTCTTCCCTCTTCTataacaacaaccaccaccacatATTAGCACCACTTTCTTCTCCTTCACTATCCAAACCCCACTTTCCCTTTCTCATCAGCCGGTTCCTCACTGTCGCTGCAATCCCCTGTCATATCGACCCGGATCCGATTGATTTGGATCGTACTAGTGGATTCGGTGGCCCGGATGATGACCCGTCAGTGAAAATCCCAATCAAGGCCTTCTTCCTTTCCACCAG TATAAATTTGAAAGGCATTCAGGCTGACAATCGAAGAAACATCGTACCTCCATCTTCCCGCTCAGCATTAAACTATGTTGCTCTCCGCTTCGGCAACTTTAATTTGGATGCTAAT GGACATGGATTTCATGTGAAAGCAAGCAACTGTCGTTATATGGTTGTCTACCAGTACGGATCCGCAGTTTTGTTTAATATTGAGGATCATGAAGTGGATATTTACCTGCAACTTGTTAAGAGGCATGCATCTGGTTTACTTTCAGAGATGGTAAAAGATG ATTATGCAATAAGGGAGAAACCCCAACTAGTTGAGGATATGCAAGGTGGTCCAGACTACATAGTTCTGAAATCTTTAGACACCGATGGCATTCGTTTAATTGGAAGTGTGCTGGGACAAAGCATAGCTCTGGATTATTTTGTCTCACAG GTTGATGGTTTAGTTGAAGAGTTTGCAGGCATAAATCGAGGAATGGAGAAAACTGGAACTTTCACCATGGATAAGAAGAAGCTGCTTCAGCTTGTTGGAAAGGCTAACTCAAATTTAGCTGATGTGATTCTTAAAGTTGGTCTCTTCGAAAG ATCAGAAATTGCTTGGAGGGATGCAAAGTATGCTCAAATATATGAGTATCTTAGGGAGGAGTATGAAGTAGCACAACGCTTTGGAAACCTAGATTATAAATTGAAATTTGTAGAG caCAATATTCATTTTTTACAAGAAGTTCTTCAGAACAGGAAGTCAGATTTCTTGGAATGGTGTATTATCGGTCTATTGACGATTGAAAATGTTATATCCATATACGAGATTCTAAAAGATTCAAATGCAGTTTCGTAG
- the LOC131651701 gene encoding uncharacterized protein At5g01610 has product MEKALTKVTSLKIGLGDSWFTKKAKEEFSNISQDINTFSNTVEEKAKWVFNKLKGKPQKSLPDLLREFNLPPGLFPQNTICYEFDEIKGKLIVYLPSACEVSFKDSSVLRYATRVKAVLTRGKLSAIEGMKTKVLVWVKVTSVTVEGYKSDKIWVTAGVKKSRPKDAFDTPRDAVRVPEF; this is encoded by the exons ATGGAGAAAGCTCTCACTAAAGTAACAAGCTTGAAGATTGGACTTGGAGATTCATGGTTTACTAAGAAAGCTAAAGAAGAGTTCTCTAACATCTCTCAAGACATCAAT ACTTTCTCTAATACAGTTGAAGAGAAGGCCAAATGGGTTTTTAACAAACTCAAAG GTAAGCCTCAAAAAAGCTTACCAGATCTTCTCCGCGAGTTCAATTTACCGCCGGGGCTATTTCCTCAAAACACAATCTGTTACGAGTTTGACGAAATCAAGGGCAAGTTGATTGTCTACTTGCCATCTGCATGTGAGGTAAGCTTCAAGGATTCCTCTGTGCTGCGATATGCAACCCGAGTTAAAGCTGTTCTTACAAGGGGAAAGCTTTCTGCAATAGAAGgaatgaagacaaaagttcttgTATGGGTTAAGGTGACAAGTGTGACAGTTGAAGGTTACAAATCTGATAAGATTTGGGTTACTGCTGGTGTAAAGAAGTCAAGGCCAAAGGATGCTTTTGATACACCTCGCGATGCTGTTAGAGTACCGGAATTCTGA